One Arachis hypogaea cultivar Tifrunner chromosome 2, arahy.Tifrunner.gnm2.J5K5, whole genome shotgun sequence genomic window, AGTTTACTATACTCAGTGAGTAAAGAATTGGGAATTGGAGACAGTTTTGAGACAGCAACAAGGATGTTAGAGCTTTGCAGCCCTTAAGAAAAAGGTAACTGAGATTGGGAAACATGGACATTGGGAAGGATACTAATGAATCACAACTTTCTGATATTGATATCCATTCAATTGTTTTGTTGGGTTGCTCAGTTGGAATCACAAGTTTCTCACAGTCTTGGACAATAAGTTTCCTTAGTGAACTTGGCAGTTTCAATTGCGGAAACATTATGTCGCGTGAACAGCTAGACATTTCCAAGCTTTGAAGGCGAGATCCTGTGTACTCTAACGCTTTAAATGTAGATTGCATGAGCTCACAGCCTTTCACTTTGAATGATTCTAGATTGCTTGGTATTTCCTTTAGAACTACCTTGTCACAATTACTTATCTCCATTTCCTGCAAAGCTGGAGCCTTGGGGATTGAAGCAGCAAGCTTTTGGCAGTCTCTGATGACCAGTTTCACCAAACTCTGTAGCTGGCGAGGCAAATCATCGCTCAATGATGGACAATTTTCTATGTGTAGCTCATATAGGCAAGGGAAAGATTTGTCTCGAAGAGAATGCCATTTTGTCCATGCCGGTAGACAAATGAATTTCAGTATCTCCAAAGATGGAAATGGCTTCAATGCAGAGGATCCATAGAACTCATTGCCAATTGTCACCAGCTCATCAAACTGCAAGATTTCAAGAACCTTAAGGGAAGGAAGTTGGCCAAGAGGTGGCAAAGAATTACAGTACCTACAACAATTTAGAGACATAGATGTCAAGCTATGAAAAGAATGATTTCCCAACCAATTTGGGAATCTTGTTCCACGATAATAATGGAGAGAGAGTTTCTTCAGGTTTTCATGGGGCCTTAGATTATTTAGCAGATTGATTTCTTCCTGTGAATCTTTGAGACCAGTTGTACCATCCCAATTCAGTTTCAGCTCTTCAAGAAATTCCTTATCCACCAATTTAGCATTCGATGCATCTGCAGAACCAGCAACATTTTGTAACTTGTTAATAGAGAGCGATCCATGAAGTTTTGATATCTCTTTCAACTCTTGAATTGTTGATCCTTTATTTTTGCCTACAACAAATGTGCTCAACATTTTAAGATTCACCAATTTATTGATCTTCTTTGGCATCTGCTGCAAGGGAGTTCCCCGAATATCAAGGTATCGCAAATTAACGAGACGACGCAGATTCTTCGGCAATTTCCTAAGGGAAGCACATTTTGCTGCCTTCAGTGTCTGCAAGTTGTACAAAGTGCAGACAGATTCAGGAAGCTTTGTTATTGAAGTGCGAGAGACATCCAAATAGCGAAGATGTATCAGATTGCCAATTGATTTTGATAATCTTTTAATCTCATAACAATCATTCAGAGACAGCACTCTCAAACACGTTAGCACTGTAAGATGATCAACTGGCACCTCCTGAGATGTAGATGCCAAGAATGGCCATAACAAATTCAGTGATAAGAAGGTGCGCAGCCGCTTCGCCATTTTTAGATCCTCTACCAAGTCTAGATCATAGTTATCCCTTAGAAAGGATATGTGCCTGGTCTTTTCCATGACAGGTGGAGAGAACTTATCTTCCAACTTAGAACAAAATTCTCCAAACACATCTCTTGCTAGATCAtttatgagatcatgcatcatgaACTGCGATTTGTGAAAGCTCGACTTCTGAAAGAACGATCTAGAGACCAATTCATTGAAGTATTGGTCACCGACTTCTTCCATTGTTAAACCTTGATTTGGGGTTTCAATGAAGTTCTCTGCCATCCACAACAGTATAATTTGCTCCTTATCATATACATATCCCTTAGGAAATATAGAACAATAAGCAAAGCACCTTTTCAAATGTGAAGGGAGATAATAGTAGCTCAATTTCAAAGCTGGAATAATGCCAAGTTCTTCATCCGAAAATTGCCATATTTCTCTCTTCAGTATCTTGTACCAATCATCAACAGAAGGAATTGATCTTAAGAGACCACCAAGAGCTTTCGCAGCTAAAGGTAATCCTCTGCATTTCTTAGCAATTTCACCATAAATAACATGAATATTTTGATCCTGAATTGCACTACGAGACAGAAGCGCATGTTTTGCAAATACCCTCAAGCAATCTTCATCCCCCAACTCTTTCAGAAAGTAAGTCTCGACGGTTCCCACCTTCAACGCAACAGTTTCGTGTCGGGTTGTTACTATGATTTTACTGCCCTGATCACCAATCTGAAGCGGCCGGCAGAAAAGCTCCCAATCATCAGGT contains:
- the LOC112747316 gene encoding putative disease resistance RPP13-like protein 1, with amino-acid sequence MAAALVGGALLSAALQVLFDRLASKKMLDFIKEKNLSRNSVENLEIKLLSLSKVLSDAEKKQIHDPEVKKWVNTLKDAAFDADDILDEIATEAEKASNSGTVPKKLFPISFNSYYRDLENRLEEILKRLGFIVAEKDNLGLVEGNVDIVSQIVPTTSLVDEVFGREMDKKVIMELLLEEDDSSGSKIGVIPIVGIGGVGKTTLAQLVYNDNKVEEHFGLKAWIDVSQQFDVSHVTKMILAVTGLYNYDLDDLNLLQVKLKEKLLKKRFLIVLDGVWNAKPDDWELFCRPLQIGDQGSKIIVTTRHETVALKVGTVETYFLKELGDEDCLRVFAKHALLSRSAIQDQNIHVIYGEIAKKCRGLPLAAKALGGLLRSIPSVDDWYKILKREIWQFSDEELGIIPALKLSYYYLPSHLKRCFAYCSIFPKGYVYDKEQIILLWMAENFIETPNQGLTMEEVGDQYFNELVSRSFFQKSSFHKSQFMMHDLINDLARDVFGEFCSKLEDKFSPPVMEKTRHISFLRDNYDLDLVEDLKMAKRLRTFLSLNLLWPFLASTSQEVPVDHLTVLTCLRVLSLNDCYEIKRLSKSIGNLIHLRYLDVSRTSITKLPESVCTLYNLQTLKAAKCASLRKLPKNLRRLVNLRYLDIRGTPLQQMPKKINKLVNLKMLSTFVVGKNKGSTIQELKEISKLHGSLSINKLQNVAGSADASNAKLVDKEFLEELKLNWDGTTGLKDSQEEINLLNNLRPHENLKKLSLHYYRGTRFPNWLGNHSFHSLTSMSLNCCRYCNSLPPLGQLPSLKVLEILQFDELVTIGNEFYGSSALKPFPSLEILKFICLPAWTKWHSLRDKSFPCLYELHIENCPSLSDDLPRQLQSLVKLVIRDCQKLAASIPKAPALQEMEISNCDKVVLKEIPSNLESFKVKGCELMQSTFKALEYTGSRLQSLEMSSCSRDIMFPQLKLPSSLRKLIVQDCEKLVIPTEQPNKTIEWISISESCDSLVSFPMSMFPNLSYLFLKGCKALTSLLLSQNCLQFPILYSLSIVNCPAFVCCGNFSAPNLTHLLISGCKSLISLPENMDFLMPSLQTLIIYKCPKIEYFPGGSLPSGLAELQIGYCDKLVANRSDWNLQRAESLEIFSIIGRCENVESFPDDDLLPANVAELFIDGFVHLKRLNGKGLENLDSLLEFNISMCPQIQSLPEEGLPNTLKFLSIWGCPLLRERCKKDIGEDWPKISHIPFITIDE